In Sphingomonas phyllosphaerae, one DNA window encodes the following:
- a CDS encoding DUF2147 domain-containing protein: MLTLLALLAATAADPLAGTWRNAGDSVRIRVAPCRGEPGMCGTVVSASDKAKDDAAAGGTERLVGTSLFRGFEQNGDGTWAGTVFVPDIGREVDGTLQLDGRNTLIAQGCLFAGFGCKEQRWTRVSAK, from the coding sequence ATGTTGACCCTTCTCGCCCTGCTCGCCGCCACCGCCGCCGATCCGCTGGCGGGAACGTGGCGCAATGCCGGGGATAGCGTTCGAATCCGCGTCGCGCCGTGTCGCGGCGAGCCGGGGATGTGCGGCACCGTGGTGTCGGCGAGCGACAAGGCCAAGGACGATGCCGCGGCGGGCGGGACCGAGCGGCTGGTCGGCACGTCGCTGTTCCGCGGGTTCGAGCAGAATGGCGACGGGACATGGGCGGGGACGGTGTTCGTCCCCGATATCGGGCGCGAGGTCGACGGCACGTTGCAGCTCGACGGGCGCAACACGCTCATCGCGCAGGGATGTCTGTTCGCGGGCTTCGGGTGCAAGGAGCAGCGCTGGACGCGCGTTTCGGCGAAGTGA
- the ubiA gene encoding 4-hydroxybenzoate octaprenyltransferase: MRCDVTDIVPDTQHRGLLSLLPPRARLFASLARFDRPIGWWLLFWPGAWGVALAGGVSERWPLLLWLLLGSIAMRGAGCVYNDIVDRDLDASVARTRTRPLASGAVSAKAAWAFLLALCLIGLVVLVQLHLPAALVSLAAIAPVAAYPFMKRITWWPQAWLGLVFSWAALVGWTETWGALTLPGVTLYAGTIFWVVGYDTIYALQDREDDALVGIRSSALALGRHVRAGVTACYALALALWAAALWQVRADPLILAALAPLALHLFWQVATLRDDDGNAALDRFRSNRTAGLLMFLACVVVGTRIQ; the protein is encoded by the coding sequence ATTCGGTGCGACGTGACCGACATCGTTCCCGACACCCAGCACCGCGGCCTGCTGTCGCTCCTGCCGCCGCGCGCGCGGCTGTTCGCGTCGCTGGCGCGCTTCGACCGGCCGATCGGCTGGTGGCTGCTGTTCTGGCCCGGCGCGTGGGGTGTCGCGCTCGCGGGCGGCGTCAGCGAGCGCTGGCCGCTGCTCCTGTGGCTGCTGCTCGGCAGCATCGCGATGCGCGGCGCGGGGTGCGTGTACAACGACATCGTCGACCGCGATCTCGACGCCAGCGTCGCGCGCACCCGCACGCGCCCGCTCGCCAGCGGCGCGGTGTCGGCGAAGGCGGCATGGGCGTTCCTGCTCGCGCTCTGCCTGATCGGGCTGGTCGTGCTGGTCCAGCTGCATCTGCCCGCCGCGCTCGTCTCGCTCGCCGCGATCGCGCCGGTCGCCGCCTATCCGTTCATGAAGCGCATCACCTGGTGGCCGCAGGCATGGCTGGGGCTGGTCTTTTCATGGGCGGCGCTGGTCGGCTGGACCGAGACATGGGGCGCGCTCACCCTGCCCGGCGTGACGCTCTATGCGGGCACGATCTTCTGGGTGGTCGGCTACGACACGATCTATGCGTTGCAAGACCGCGAGGACGACGCACTCGTCGGCATCCGCTCCTCGGCGCTCGCGCTCGGTCGCCACGTCCGCGCCGGGGTCACCGCCTGCTACGCGCTCGCGCTCGCGCTCTGGGCGGCGGCCTTGTGGCAGGTCCGCGCCGACCCGCTGATCCTCGCCGCGCTCGCCCCGCTCGCGCTCCACCTGTTCTGGCAGGTCGCGACGTTGCGCGACGACGACGGCAACGCCGCGCTGGACCGCTTCCGCAGCAACCGCACCGCCGGGCTGCTAATGTTCCTCGCCTGCGTCGTCGTCGGCACGCGCATCCAATAA